One Gemmatimonadales bacterium genomic window, GTACGGCATCGACGGGCGCCGCGACCTGATCGAGCGGCAGCTCGACCATCTGAGCGGGTACCGCCAGTCACGGCCGGTGCGGGTGGGCAACGGCGCTGCCGGCCAGCTCCAGCTCGACGTTTACGGCGAGGTCATCGAGACCGCCGACCGCTGGCGCCGCTCGCACGGCATGACCGACGCCACCTGGCGCGTGCTTCGGGGCCTGGTCGATTGGGTGAGCCACAACTGGCAGCTCCCCGACTCCAGCATCTGGGAGGTGCGAGGCGAGCCGAGGCACTACGTTTTCAGCAAGGTGATGAGCTGGGTAGCGCTCGACCGTGGCATCGCGATGGCCGAGGAGCTGGGCCTCGATGGCGACCTCGCCCACTGGCGCGCCCAGCGTGAGTGGCTCCGCGCCGAAATCATGCAGCGCGGATGGAGCGAGGAGAAGCAATCGTTCGTCCAGGCCTATGACACCGATGCGGTGGACGCGGCGGCGCTCTCCATCCCGATGGTGCGGTTTCTTCCCTGGGACGACCCGCGGGTCAAGTCGACGGTGCAGGCCGTCGTGCGCGAGCTCACGACTCCGGATGGCGAGCTGGTCTACCGCTATCGGAGTCCCGATGGGCTGGAGGGCGAGGAGGGGGCGTTCTCCATCTGCACCTTCTGGCTGGCCCATGCGCTCGCCATGACCGGCGACCGCGAGCGGGCCGAGCAGCTCATGCGCCGCATGCTGCGCCACGCGAACCACGTGGGCCTTTTCTCCGAGGAGATCGATCCCGCGACGGACGAGTTCCTCGGCAACTTTCCGCAGGCGTTCACCCATATCGCGCTCATCAACTGCGCGGTGGCGCTGCACCGGCTCAGCAAGCCCGCCAAGGCAAAGCGCCCCGCGTGACGCGGGGCGCTCGGATCGCGACGGCGGGCCTTGCCTCCTCGGGACCTAACGCCGCCGCCTCGAGGACCGCCGCCGTGCGGGGCGCCGCGCGGACTTCCTGGCATTCTTCTTTGCGCTCCGGCGCGCGCTCTTCCGCGCCGGACGCCGCGCCGACTTCTTCGCGGGGCGCCGTGCGCTCTTCTTGGCCGGCCGCGCGGGCTTCCGGGCACTCTTCTTCGCACTCTTCTTCGCACTCTTTTTCGCACCCTTGCGAGCGCCTTTGCGCGCGCTCTTTTTCGCGGACTTCCTGGCGCTCTTCTTCGCCGGCTTCGCGGCCTTGGGGGCCGGACTCGGCGCGGGACGGGTGGGCGGCGTTGCTGGACGGGGTGCTGGCCTCGAGGCGGCCGGCTGCGGTGCGACAGGGACGGGAGGCGGCGCGGGCGGAGCCGGTTCGCTCGGCAGCGGCAACGGGTCCATCCATCCGGAACCCGACCAGCCCATTTCCATATTGTGCAGCGCGGCCATAAGTGCTTCCTCCGTGGGCGGATGCGGCGCGAAACCCGGCGCCGGTATCGAGGCGCGGGGGCGCCTGCCGGGGTGCAGTTACGGGGTGCGCTTATAACTTGCACCGATTGGTCCGGTCTGCAAGGGCCTCCGACGCCGCCCGCATCAAGCCCCATGGCACACTCTAAGTCTCGCTTTGACAGCCGATTAGCCGGCGAGTATCTTAGCCGCACTCCCCGCATTCACAGGAAGCGATTCCCACGGTGAGCCCCTCCTCGCGTGGCCCGTTGTACGCCCTGCCGCGCCGCAGGTGCGCCGCCTTCCGTTCCGCCGCCATCGCCGCCGTCTTCGGTGCGCCGATCGCATCCGGTCTGGCGGGTGAGCTCTCCGCGCAGACGATCGCGGAAGTGCAGGTCTCGCCTCAGACGCTGACACTGGGCATCGGCCAGCACCAGGCCATCTTCGCCGCAGCCTTCGATCGCAAGGGCAACCTCATCCCCAACGCGCGGTTCACCTTCTGGAGCTCGGACTCGACCATCGCCCGGATCGAGTCCGACGGCATCGTGACCGGCGTGCGCGCCGGCCTCGCCAAGGTCGAGGCGCGGATTCGTAACCGCCGCGCTTCGCTTGCGGTGCTCGTGGGAGGCGTGGACAGCACCGGCGCGGGGGGTGAGAACGCCGTCGCGGCGCTCACCATCGCTCCGGCCGCGCTTCATCTCCTTCCCGGCGAAAAAGCCCGGCTCACGCCGCAGGCGGTGCAGAACGACGGCAGCGCCGCAACGGTGGCACGGGTAGCGTGGAAGTCCCTTCGAGCCGACGTTGCTGCCGTCGACTCGGGAGGCACTGTCGTCGGCTTGGCGCCCGGACGCACCATCGTCCAGGCGTCGGCCGGCGGCATCACCGCGACGGCAGCGGTCGACGTGAGCCTCGGCGAGGTTGCACTTTCGGCGACCCGTCTCGTGCTCCCGCCCGGCGGGGCCGACACGCTGCATGTCACCGTGCCCGCCGAGGGGAATCGGGCGGTCGATAGCGGCATGCAGTGGCGCTCGTCCGACACCACCGTCGCGCGGGTCGATTCCGCCGGCGTGGTGCGCGCCTTCGTGCCCGGCACGGCGACGATTGCCGCCAACGGATTCCGTCGGGAGCTCCGCGCCACCGTCGTCGTGTACAAGACGCCCACCGCCGTCGTGCTCTCGCCGCCCCCGTCGGCCGCGCCGATCCAGTTGCCCGTGGGCGAGCGACACAAGTTCACCGCCGTGGCGGAGGCGTCCGACTCGACGCCGGTGCCCGAGGTGCGCGTCGCATGGGAGGTGGGCGACGGCACCGTCGCCGGGTTCGATTCCGCCAGCGGCGAGCTCACGGCCAAGAGCGTCGGCAACACGACGCTGACCGCGCGCGTCGCGGGGTTCGAGCCCGCCGTCTGGCACGTGTCTGTCGTGCCCGGCACGCTTCGGCTCGAGCGCACCTGCGTGGGGTTGGCACCGCATGAGCACGTCGTTATCGGCGCCACGCTGCTCGACGGACAGGGCCGCGCCGCGGGCGCCGCAAGCGATCTCCGCTGGACCAGCGACCGACCGGACGTGGCGGCAGTCGACGCGCGCGGCGACGTTGCGGCCGCGGGGGTGGGCCACGCGATCCTCTCCGCAGCCACCACGTGGGGCACCACCGCGCGGCTCGACGTATTTGTCTCCGGCGAGTTCCTCCTCGCCTCGAGCCGCTACGGCACGTTCGGAATCCTGCAGGCCCTCACCACGCCCGACACGCTGCGTCCCGTTCTCGCCGACAGTGCCCAGAACACCCAGCCCGTCTTCTCGCCCGACCGCACCCGCATCGCGTTCAGCTCCAACCGCGCGCGGCGAGACGGCAACTTCGATCTCTATGTAATGGACGCCGACGGCCGCGACATCCGCCGGCTCACCCAGGAGTCCGGCACCGACGGCGAGCCCGCGTGGACGCCGGACGGATCGCACCTC contains:
- a CDS encoding LpqB family beta-propeller domain-containing protein; protein product: MSPSSRGPLYALPRRRCAAFRSAAIAAVFGAPIASGLAGELSAQTIAEVQVSPQTLTLGIGQHQAIFAAAFDRKGNLIPNARFTFWSSDSTIARIESDGIVTGVRAGLAKVEARIRNRRASLAVLVGGVDSTGAGGENAVAALTIAPAALHLLPGEKARLTPQAVQNDGSAATVARVAWKSLRADVAAVDSGGTVVGLAPGRTIVQASAGGITATAAVDVSLGEVALSATRLVLPPGGADTLHVTVPAEGNRAVDSGMQWRSSDTTVARVDSAGVVRAFVPGTATIAANGFRRELRATVVVYKTPTAVVLSPPPSAAPIQLPVGERHKFTAVAEASDSTPVPEVRVAWEVGDGTVAGFDSASGELTAKSVGNTTLTARVAGFEPAVWHVSVVPGTLRLERTCVGLAPHEHVVIGATLLDGQGRAAGAASDLRWTSDRPDVAAVDARGDVAAAGVGHAILSAATTWGTTARLDVFVSGEFLLASSRYGTFGILQALTTPDTLRPVLADSAQNTQPVFSPDRTRIAFSSNRARRDGNFDLYVMDADGRDIRRLTQESGTDGEPAWTPDGSHLVFTSARSGSRQLYLIPVEAGAATPLTSGPGENHSPAVSPDGKTIAFVSTRDGSPRVYRMDIDGGHASRATASALPEASPRFFPNGDLAWGVERGKGSREWRVLRMQAGGSPVPLFETDQPLAAFAPSRDGERVVYVTRRASRGTIESRVLVRGLARNAAPTVFPLHPGEQVASVSF